One genomic segment of Desulfocapsa sulfexigens DSM 10523 includes these proteins:
- a CDS encoding IS110 family RNA-guided transposase: MNSMHYIGFDIHKKVISFCEKRIDGTTVDQGMIRATRDSLTDWVAKRETSWVGAMEATLFTGWIYDYLLPYAQELKVAHPEMLKAITAAKKKNDAADAEKIADLLRCNLLPECYMAPEEHRNLRRILRYRNLLVREAAKMKTKTATLLMEVGAEYNKRRLHGSKYFQELLSTLEYVPESVLNLLQMSRSSMEFFDRMQKSLISALGNNPQISQRVELLRSIRGIGEVTALTWVLEIGDVYRFGRINQAVSYCGLCSAQKESAGKEIRGPLSKKRNKHLQTVLIEAAKLAPHWNPQLAEVHERELKKGNRNRATLAVARKLVAYMLAVDKSQKKFTPKEVLDKAA, translated from the coding sequence ATGAACAGTATGCATTATATTGGATTTGACATCCACAAAAAGGTTATCAGTTTCTGTGAAAAGCGGATTGATGGAACTACTGTGGATCAAGGAATGATTCGAGCCACGCGAGACAGTTTAACTGATTGGGTTGCAAAACGAGAAACCTCTTGGGTTGGTGCAATGGAAGCCACTCTGTTTACCGGGTGGATATACGATTACCTGCTACCATATGCCCAGGAACTAAAAGTTGCTCACCCTGAGATGCTCAAGGCAATAACAGCCGCCAAGAAAAAAAATGACGCGGCCGATGCGGAGAAGATCGCAGATTTGCTTCGCTGCAACCTCCTCCCTGAATGCTACATGGCCCCGGAGGAACATCGCAACCTACGTCGCATTCTCCGTTACCGGAACCTTTTAGTCAGAGAAGCGGCAAAGATGAAGACCAAGACTGCCACCCTTTTGATGGAAGTGGGAGCGGAGTATAACAAACGACGCCTTCACGGGAGTAAATATTTTCAGGAACTGCTCAGTACCCTGGAATATGTACCCGAATCGGTACTCAACCTTCTACAGATGAGCCGAAGCAGCATGGAATTCTTTGACAGAATGCAGAAATCACTTATCAGTGCACTTGGCAATAATCCGCAGATCAGTCAACGAGTTGAGTTATTAAGGAGTATCCGGGGTATTGGTGAGGTAACAGCTCTTACCTGGGTGCTTGAAATCGGAGATGTTTATCGATTTGGCCGTATCAACCAGGCGGTCAGTTACTGTGGACTATGTAGCGCACAGAAAGAATCAGCAGGGAAAGAGATTCGAGGACCGCTATCCAAGAAACGGAATAAACATTTACAGACCGTACTGATTGAGGCTGCCAAACTGGCGCCGCACTGGAACCCTCAATTAGCTGAAGTGCATGAACGAGAGCTAAAAAAAGGCAACCGCAACAGAGCGACTCTTGCCGTTGCACGGAAACTGGTGGCATACATGCTGGCGGTTGATAAAAGCCAAAAGAAATTTACTCCAAAGGAGGTACTGGACAAAGCAGCTTAA
- a CDS encoding CBS domain-containing protein, with protein MCAKRLSEIMTPGVVGVSPDTPVFTALELLRNKNISCILVLEDNEPVGIFTERKVVQLAAEKGLQLDSYAISDIMTSPVLTASRDMDIYSAYNILSTHKIRHLVVVDENNKLCGVATQSNIVDHLGYEYFIEFKKIFQVMTTNLFTVSRGYSVEQTLQEMAKTSTSCLLVAENERPVGIVTERDMTRLLINGTDLKGLNVEDIMSHPVHTAHLTLPLLDAARIMKETRIRRIVVVDADGKIAGLTTQSDIIKGLHGLSLQNLKQLVVEKDRELEQTSRKLAEKTVYLDNILHSSVDLGMVAADLNYHIVYFNPAAEKILDIAAIEVIGRDIRTIHKKNEVLAPRFDKLVEMIQNKKRHEFTFIKEKEAIPCFVKALVTGIWDPDQSLIGFVLMLQDVTERTLAERKIKRQKSDLEVMNAELSALYAVSSKISQTLEMEVLLDEVLAVITNIEIFNFEQQGGIFVVDGDKVQLVSHIGLEESCLGYQNSRGINDCPCGRAIRSGETLILDSTEFEKTGLTEKKSHGAVIVPIKAQDKVIGGLCLFTPPDFAGLDDDKIVLLSTIGNQIGIAMENARLYEQTRFLSLYDPLTNVANRRLMTKGLEKYFSLAKRYKKIFSIIMLDIDNFKKYNDTHGHSAGDKMLVRVATVLLDDIRNADVVARYGGEEFLIMLPEATLETALLTAERIRQKITHETGTTISLGVATYDSSMTKNEQLINKADEALYRAKKRGKNRVEY; from the coding sequence ATGTGTGCTAAGCGCCTCAGCGAAATTATGACTCCGGGGGTTGTTGGAGTTTCACCGGACACACCTGTCTTCACCGCCCTCGAACTTCTGCGCAATAAAAACATCAGCTGTATTCTGGTGCTGGAAGACAATGAACCAGTGGGTATTTTCACGGAGCGCAAAGTGGTTCAGCTTGCAGCAGAGAAGGGACTGCAGCTTGACAGCTATGCAATCAGTGACATCATGACCTCCCCTGTGCTGACCGCCAGCCGGGATATGGACATCTATTCGGCGTACAACATTCTCTCCACCCATAAAATCAGACATCTGGTAGTTGTTGACGAGAACAACAAACTCTGCGGCGTGGCGACCCAGTCGAACATAGTGGATCACCTCGGTTATGAATATTTTATTGAATTTAAGAAAATCTTTCAGGTTATGACCACGAACCTGTTCACTGTCTCCAGGGGCTATTCAGTGGAACAGACCCTCCAGGAAATGGCCAAAACGTCCACAAGTTGCCTATTGGTGGCGGAAAATGAGCGTCCCGTTGGCATTGTCACTGAACGAGACATGACCCGTCTGCTCATCAACGGTACCGATCTTAAAGGGCTGAATGTGGAAGACATCATGAGTCACCCGGTCCATACCGCCCATTTGACTCTGCCCCTGCTGGATGCCGCCAGGATCATGAAGGAGACCCGGATTCGACGGATCGTAGTGGTGGATGCGGATGGGAAAATAGCCGGTTTGACAACCCAATCCGATATCATCAAGGGGCTTCACGGCCTATCCCTCCAGAATCTCAAACAGCTGGTAGTGGAAAAAGACCGGGAGTTGGAGCAAACAAGTAGAAAACTGGCAGAAAAAACCGTTTATCTCGACAACATCCTTCATTCCTCCGTAGATTTGGGAATGGTTGCCGCTGATTTGAATTATCATATCGTCTATTTTAACCCGGCAGCAGAAAAGATCCTGGATATTGCAGCCATTGAGGTGATTGGCCGTGATATTCGGACAATTCATAAAAAAAATGAGGTTTTGGCTCCGCGTTTTGATAAACTTGTCGAGATGATTCAAAATAAAAAACGGCACGAGTTTACCTTTATTAAGGAGAAGGAAGCGATTCCCTGTTTTGTTAAGGCTCTAGTCACTGGGATATGGGATCCAGATCAAAGCCTTATCGGCTTTGTCCTTATGCTCCAGGACGTCACCGAACGCACTCTTGCCGAGAGGAAAATCAAGCGTCAGAAGTCGGATCTGGAGGTAATGAATGCTGAGCTGTCAGCTCTGTACGCGGTTTCTTCCAAGATAAGTCAGACACTGGAAATGGAGGTATTGCTCGATGAAGTTCTGGCTGTGATTACCAATATTGAGATTTTCAACTTTGAGCAGCAGGGAGGAATCTTTGTCGTTGATGGAGACAAGGTGCAGCTCGTTTCCCATATCGGGCTGGAGGAAAGCTGTCTTGGTTATCAAAATTCAAGGGGAATTAACGATTGTCCATGTGGCAGGGCTATCAGGAGTGGAGAAACGCTTATTCTTGACAGTACGGAATTTGAAAAGACCGGGCTGACAGAAAAGAAATCCCATGGGGCCGTTATCGTTCCCATCAAAGCACAGGATAAGGTGATCGGGGGACTCTGCCTCTTTACTCCTCCTGATTTTGCAGGCCTTGATGATGATAAGATCGTTTTACTCTCAACCATTGGCAACCAGATTGGAATTGCCATGGAAAATGCCAGGCTCTATGAGCAGACGCGGTTTCTGTCCCTCTACGATCCCCTCACCAACGTGGCTAACAGACGCTTAATGACTAAGGGGCTTGAAAAATATTTCTCCCTGGCCAAACGGTATAAGAAAATCTTCTCCATTATCATGCTGGATATTGATAATTTTAAGAAATATAATGACACCCATGGGCACAGTGCCGGGGACAAGATGCTTGTCAGGGTTGCCACGGTGCTGCTTGACGATATCCGCAATGCCGATGTTGTTGCCAGGTATGGCGGAGAGGAGTTCCTCATCATGCTTCCCGAAGCCACCCTGGAGACTGCTTTGCTCACAGCTGAAAGGATTCGGCAGAAAATTACCCACGAAACCGGCACCACCATAAGCCTTGGCGTTGCCACCTACGACTCAAGTATGACTAAAAATGAGCAACTGATAAACAAGGCGGACGAGGCCCTGTACCGTGCCAAGAAACGTGGTAAAAATCGGGTCGAATATTAA
- a CDS encoding transporter substrate-binding domain-containing protein, producing the protein MRSGGHNWLKFATMTLMLCIAFVNILILDISLILAETGVTQAQLTKEEIAWIKAHPTIRLAPDPNFEPIEFFDKTGNYQGIGADYMRLVTKKLGIQFEVVKCKSWDDVLARMERREVDVLNAVVKTPQREKYLLFPPPYLKIPSVIIVRKTVTKELTLDMLKGMRVVMVSGYGYVDLIRNNHPDIEIDLVSDLKAALRKVSFGMADAFVGDLATASFYIESEGITNLKLAGETDPPNISGFAVRSDWPELSSILEKGVSLLTAEERKNIQNKWIRLDTTPGITKQELKKMALYTVSVMLLIVGAFLIWNRMLNRLVRQRTEALQKEVEERKQAEDALYENQIIFQLFLENSPVYIFFKDHEIRSLMLSRNYEQLLGMPLEKIIGRSMDDLFPSDLAKKMIEDDKKILQEGVTVNVIEEFGGRIYETTKFPIFINNKPNMLAGFTLDITDRTKAEEEKNKLQAQLLHTQKMEAIGTLSGGIAHDFNNILAAIIGYAEMAKNDIPDWSPAKHQIGEVLKAGIRAKELVKQILSFSRQGEQKQIPVQIDLVIKEVLNFLRASIPTTIDIKLNIAPSCGNTLADPTQIHQILMNLCTNAAQAMEENGGILGIDLSVVDLTSDDLDADLNLQPGPYILLVVSDTGTGIKKEILGRIFDPYFTTKEFGKGSGMGLSVVHGIVHSHGGMITVESIPGKGTTFKLYLPKIKEAVKEVEAVDTSPLPPGKGKILIVDDDASLATLTKKRLEMFGYKATAMTSSKEALEHFRTESKNYVLVITDQTMPYMTGEQLAGELFHIRPDIPIIMCTGYSSRIDADKADSIGIKAFLMKPVDNKELSRTIRKVLDSN; encoded by the coding sequence ATGAGAAGTGGTGGGCATAACTGGCTAAAATTTGCAACAATGACGTTAATGCTATGCATTGCATTTGTTAATATTCTTATTTTAGATATCTCATTGATCCTGGCAGAAACTGGAGTAACCCAAGCACAACTCACAAAAGAAGAAATTGCCTGGATTAAGGCACATCCAACGATTCGTTTGGCACCGGACCCGAATTTTGAACCAATAGAGTTTTTCGATAAGACTGGAAATTATCAAGGTATTGGCGCTGACTATATGCGGCTTGTCACCAAAAAACTCGGTATTCAATTTGAAGTTGTGAAATGCAAAAGTTGGGATGATGTTCTCGCCAGGATGGAAAGGCGTGAAGTGGATGTACTGAATGCCGTTGTCAAAACCCCCCAACGTGAGAAATATCTATTATTTCCCCCACCGTACTTAAAAATCCCTTCTGTCATTATAGTCAGAAAAACCGTGACTAAAGAGCTCACATTAGACATGCTTAAAGGCATGCGTGTTGTTATGGTTTCCGGTTATGGCTATGTGGATCTGATCCGAAATAACCACCCTGACATTGAGATTGATTTGGTTTCTGACCTGAAAGCTGCCCTGAGAAAAGTCTCTTTTGGAATGGCAGATGCTTTTGTGGGTGATTTAGCAACAGCTAGTTTCTATATCGAATCAGAAGGGATTACCAATTTAAAACTAGCCGGAGAAACTGACCCACCTAATATATCGGGATTTGCTGTCCGTTCTGATTGGCCGGAACTCAGCAGTATTCTAGAGAAAGGAGTGTCATTACTAACAGCAGAAGAACGGAAAAACATTCAAAACAAATGGATACGTTTAGACACCACTCCAGGCATAACTAAACAAGAGCTGAAAAAAATGGCATTATATACTGTTTCAGTCATGCTTCTAATTGTAGGTGCATTTCTCATCTGGAACAGAATGTTAAATCGATTGGTGCGTCAACGGACAGAAGCCCTCCAAAAAGAAGTTGAAGAACGAAAACAGGCCGAAGATGCTTTATATGAAAACCAGATAATTTTCCAATTATTCCTTGAAAACAGTCCCGTATATATATTTTTTAAGGATCACGAAATTCGCTCCTTAATGTTGAGCAGAAACTATGAACAGCTGCTGGGCATGCCACTCGAAAAAATCATTGGCAGATCAATGGATGACCTGTTCCCTTCTGATCTGGCAAAAAAAATGATCGAAGATGACAAGAAAATACTTCAGGAAGGGGTGACTGTAAATGTTATTGAAGAATTTGGTGGAAGGATCTACGAAACCACAAAATTCCCAATATTCATAAATAACAAACCCAATATGCTTGCTGGCTTCACACTGGATATTACAGACCGCACCAAAGCAGAGGAAGAAAAAAACAAGCTCCAGGCTCAACTTCTTCACACTCAAAAAATGGAAGCCATCGGAACACTTTCTGGAGGGATAGCACATGATTTCAACAATATTCTCGCTGCTATTATCGGCTATGCCGAAATGGCAAAGAATGATATTCCGGATTGGAGCCCGGCTAAACATCAAATTGGGGAGGTTTTAAAAGCTGGAATTCGTGCGAAGGAACTGGTGAAACAGATATTATCTTTCAGTCGCCAAGGGGAACAAAAACAAATACCTGTACAAATTGATCTGGTAATTAAGGAGGTCTTGAATTTCCTTCGAGCCTCAATCCCCACTACTATTGACATTAAACTGAACATCGCTCCTTCCTGTGGGAACACATTGGCTGACCCCACCCAAATCCATCAAATTCTCATGAACCTCTGTACTAACGCAGCTCAGGCCATGGAAGAAAATGGGGGGATTTTAGGTATTGATTTAAGTGTTGTTGATTTGACAAGTGACGACTTGGATGCTGACTTAAACTTACAACCAGGGCCTTACATATTGCTAGTTGTCAGCGATACTGGCACTGGTATAAAAAAAGAGATTCTGGGGCGAATTTTTGACCCCTATTTTACAACAAAGGAGTTTGGCAAAGGTTCTGGCATGGGCTTATCCGTAGTTCACGGAATTGTTCATAGCCATGGAGGAATGATTACCGTTGAGAGTATCCCTGGCAAGGGAACAACATTCAAACTGTACTTACCAAAAATCAAAGAGGCAGTTAAAGAAGTTGAGGCAGTCGATACGAGTCCTCTTCCTCCAGGCAAGGGAAAAATTCTTATTGTTGATGACGATGCCAGCCTTGCTACCCTTACTAAAAAGCGATTAGAAATGTTTGGATATAAGGCAACTGCCATGACAAGCAGCAAAGAAGCTCTTGAGCATTTCAGGACTGAGTCAAAAAACTACGTCCTTGTCATCACGGACCAGACAATGCCGTATATGACAGGCGAACAACTAGCCGGGGAATTATTTCACATTCGACCTGACATTCCAATTATTATGTGTACTGGTTATAGTTCTAGAATTGATGCAGATAAAGCAGATTCAATTGGAATCAAAGCTTTTCTGATGAAGCCGGTCGATAACAAAGAGCTTTCAAGAACGATCCGGAAAGTGCTGGACTCAAATTGA
- the budA gene encoding acetolactate decarboxylase, producing the protein MQSHDEIEEQKNSIYLCAPVNALVEGIFEENIHLAEVLRHGDFGLGTFDDLDGEMLILDGHCYQINSAGKVTEVDGQVLTPFASVTFYKPENFYEINKETPFDDFLKQLNSFMPSPNLFYAVRIEGEFSHIKARSVPKQANYHPLTDIVNEQIVFDFDNICGTVAGFFTPEFMSSLSVHGLHLHFLSEDLQHGGHILGCVPRKVKIGVQTINRLELTLPMTKDYMGCDFHRDINRDLDKVEK; encoded by the coding sequence ATGCAGAGCCATGATGAAATTGAAGAGCAGAAAAACTCTATCTATCTGTGTGCTCCCGTTAATGCACTGGTTGAGGGTATCTTTGAAGAAAACATTCATCTTGCAGAAGTACTTAGGCATGGTGATTTCGGACTTGGTACTTTTGATGATCTGGATGGAGAGATGCTTATCCTCGACGGACATTGCTACCAGATAAACTCCGCCGGGAAAGTAACTGAAGTTGATGGACAAGTGTTGACCCCCTTCGCTTCGGTGACTTTTTATAAACCGGAGAACTTTTATGAGATCAACAAGGAAACTCCATTTGATGATTTTTTAAAACAGCTCAATAGCTTTATGCCATCACCGAATCTGTTCTATGCCGTGCGTATTGAGGGTGAGTTTTCTCACATCAAAGCACGCTCCGTTCCAAAGCAGGCTAATTATCATCCGCTTACAGATATAGTTAATGAGCAGATTGTCTTTGATTTTGATAATATCTGCGGAACCGTGGCAGGCTTTTTTACACCAGAGTTCATGTCATCATTGAGCGTCCATGGACTGCATCTGCACTTTCTCTCAGAGGACTTGCAGCACGGGGGACATATCCTTGGATGTGTGCCGCGTAAAGTGAAGATTGGGGTCCAGACAATTAACCGTTTAGAGCTTACATTGCCGATGACAAAGGATTACATGGGGTGTGATTTTCACAGGGATATTAACAGGGATCTGGATAAGGTTGAAAAGTAA
- a CDS encoding ZIP family transporter yields the protein MEILWFKIISLLVIFAAGLFGGLAPTKISLTPQGKRKLTLGNAFSGGVFLGAGLLHMLPDARENFTAFAGDVAYPYVALICGGGFLLVMLLEKAVLGGSEDIGAMSKGRSVYPYLLCVILSVHSIIVGTSLGLEASLVASVGILVAILAHKWAAAFALGVSLRENGFSLSLHVRLICFFALMAPLGVVLGTIFSALFSGKAALLFEAVFDALAAGTFLYVACADVMEEVFRKSGDNWRKVILIICGFFLMALIAIWT from the coding sequence ATGGAAATACTTTGGTTCAAAATCATTTCGTTGCTGGTCATTTTTGCTGCAGGCTTGTTCGGTGGACTTGCACCGACAAAAATAAGCCTCACTCCCCAGGGAAAACGAAAACTTACATTGGGGAATGCCTTTTCCGGTGGAGTTTTTCTGGGCGCGGGATTACTGCACATGCTCCCTGATGCACGTGAAAACTTCACTGCTTTTGCAGGCGACGTTGCCTATCCCTATGTCGCTCTCATCTGTGGCGGAGGATTTCTCCTGGTGATGCTTCTGGAAAAAGCTGTTCTTGGTGGTAGCGAGGACATTGGTGCGATGTCAAAAGGACGTTCCGTCTATCCTTATTTGTTGTGCGTTATCCTTTCTGTCCATTCAATTATTGTGGGAACATCTTTAGGGTTGGAGGCCAGTCTGGTTGCTTCAGTAGGTATATTAGTGGCGATTCTCGCCCATAAATGGGCTGCGGCTTTTGCGTTAGGTGTCAGCCTGAGGGAAAATGGTTTCTCATTGTCACTTCATGTCCGACTTATCTGCTTTTTTGCGCTGATGGCTCCTTTGGGCGTGGTTCTCGGAACAATTTTCTCGGCCCTGTTTTCAGGAAAAGCGGCACTCCTGTTTGAAGCTGTCTTTGATGCTTTAGCAGCAGGGACTTTTCTCTATGTTGCCTGCGCCGATGTTATGGAAGAAGTCTTTAGAAAATCTGGGGATAACTGGAGAAAAGTCATTCTGATTATATGTGGCTTTTTTCTCATGGCACTGATAGCAATTTGGACATGA